Proteins encoded in a region of the Halosimplex halophilum genome:
- the paaD gene encoding 1,2-phenylacetyl-CoA epoxidase subunit PaaD, with protein sequence MSDPDLDTPDGRAVGGDGTDPGQTACAYTTYRDTKSGGERELPATGADATGVESRVWAALREVEDPEMPVSVVDLGLIYGVTVEDGVAAVEMTLTYTGCPARSMLTDEVERAAASAEGVERADVRLVWSPEWTLDLVTDDGKAALREFGVSV encoded by the coding sequence GTGAGCGACCCGGATCTCGACACTCCGGACGGGCGCGCGGTCGGCGGTGACGGGACCGACCCCGGTCAGACGGCGTGCGCGTACACCACATATCGCGATACGAAATCCGGCGGCGAGCGGGAACTGCCGGCCACGGGAGCGGACGCGACGGGCGTCGAATCGCGGGTCTGGGCGGCGCTGCGCGAGGTCGAGGACCCGGAGATGCCCGTCAGCGTCGTCGACCTCGGGCTGATCTACGGCGTGACCGTCGAGGACGGCGTCGCGGCGGTCGAGATGACGCTCACCTACACGGGGTGTCCGGCCCGGTCGATGCTCACCGACGAGGTCGAACGGGCGGCCGCGAGCGCCGAGGGCGTCGAGCGGGCGGACGTGCGGCTCGTCTGGTCGCCCGAGTGGACGCTCGACCTGGTCACCGACGACGGGAAGGCGGCGCTCCGGGAGTTCGGGGTGAGCGTCTGA
- the paaC gene encoding 1,2-phenylacetyl-CoA epoxidase subunit PaaC, with product MGDPRPLAALDGDERAAAESLLRRLADDEFVLAERYTEWQVVAPTLESDLALSNVAQDELGHARVWFDALGELGYTERDLVWERDPGTFRHSTLVELPFEEGDWADAVVRGYLYDVAEDLRLDAVSESGIRELVDPIEKIRGEEPYHLDHAQTWIERLCADDDGRDRVQSAVDRLVPHALTLWEPGERAGAIREHGLRGASLSAMRRQWLDTVGSFLEGHGVAVPLDPGDDPADLLPAAVGRDGSHTDHWPRLHDELTGTYRELGRSEVRRLRGERA from the coding sequence ATGGGCGACCCGCGACCGCTCGCCGCCCTCGACGGGGACGAGCGGGCGGCGGCCGAGTCGCTGCTCCGGCGGCTGGCCGACGACGAGTTCGTCCTCGCCGAGCGCTACACGGAGTGGCAGGTCGTCGCGCCGACCCTGGAGTCGGACCTGGCGCTTTCGAACGTCGCGCAGGACGAACTCGGCCACGCCCGCGTGTGGTTCGACGCGCTCGGCGAACTGGGGTACACCGAACGGGACCTCGTCTGGGAGCGCGACCCCGGCACCTTCCGCCACAGCACGCTCGTCGAGCTGCCCTTCGAGGAGGGCGACTGGGCCGACGCGGTCGTCCGGGGCTATCTCTACGACGTCGCCGAGGACCTGCGCCTGGACGCGGTCTCGGAGTCCGGGATCCGCGAACTCGTCGACCCGATCGAGAAGATCCGCGGCGAGGAACCGTACCACCTCGACCACGCCCAGACGTGGATCGAACGGCTCTGCGCCGACGACGACGGTCGGGACAGGGTGCAGTCGGCGGTCGACCGACTCGTCCCCCACGCGCTGACGCTGTGGGAACCGGGCGAGCGGGCCGGGGCGATCCGGGAGCACGGGCTCCGCGGGGCGTCGCTGTCGGCGATGCGCCGACAGTGGCTCGACACCGTCGGGTCGTTCCTGGAGGGCCACGGCGTGGCCGTCCCGCTCGATCCCGGTGACGACCCCGCCGACCTGCTGCCGGCCGCCGTCGGCCGCGACGGGAGCCACACCGACCACTGGCCGCGCCTCCACGACGAACTGACCGGGACCTACCGGGAACTCGGCCGCAGCGAAGTCCGCCGCCTCCGGGGTGAGCGCGCGTGA
- the paaB gene encoding 1,2-phenylacetyl-CoA epoxidase subunit PaaB, translating into MRWEMFRQESRGDYHRHCGDVHAPDRELAALFAQIQHGRRMTTESLWVVPSEAVTEVDADDAAFGGRTDKAYRWATTYNVDATFAEEVADSEREQAAAERSGGTD; encoded by the coding sequence GTGCGCTGGGAAATGTTCCGCCAGGAGTCCCGGGGCGACTACCACCGCCACTGCGGGGACGTGCACGCCCCCGACCGGGAACTGGCGGCGCTGTTCGCCCAGATTCAGCACGGGCGCCGCATGACGACCGAGAGCCTCTGGGTCGTCCCGAGCGAGGCGGTCACCGAGGTCGACGCCGACGACGCCGCGTTCGGCGGCCGGACCGACAAGGCCTACCGCTGGGCGACGACGTACAACGTCGACGCCACGTTCGCCGAGGAGGTCGCCGACTCCGAGCGCGAGCAGGCCGCAGCGGAACGATCCGGGGGGACCGACTGA